The following proteins are co-located in the Salvelinus sp. IW2-2015 unplaced genomic scaffold, ASM291031v2 Un_scaffold86, whole genome shotgun sequence genome:
- the LOC139023885 gene encoding uncharacterized protein, whose amino-acid sequence MYFVSLLTAGKPVILVVLHHTFDPDYTVPDSSRLVTRGDVKLTVDCLFHESEGLLKCPRNEEAIRKILDRPEIQPKVQDDEVWELVRXEASDAPEQENLEARTMSLEEQIRXLSPVAAFALARAGIEEDIDIQELTRDDLNELLPGLEHFKLRKKISELLTQSKQDTAKPIDLILNEFREFLPAVVMKNALVPGGVLHGYVDSVGQCQFPPSCSAELNKVEQCPK is encoded by the exons ATGTATTTTGTTTCTCTCTTGACAGCTGGTAAACCTGTCATCCTGGTAGTGCTGCATCACACCTTCGATCCAGACTACACTGTACCTGACAGTAGCAGACTAGTGACCAGAGGTGATGTAAAACTCACAGTGGACTGTCTCTTCCATGAGAGCGAAGGACTACTGAAGTGTCCACGCAATGAAGAAGCAATTAGAAAGATTCTGGACAGGCCAGAAATACAGCCAAAG GTGCAGGATGATGAGGTCTGGGAACTAGTCAGAGAMGAAGCCAGTGATGCCCCTGAGCAGGAAAACCTAGAG GCAAGGACAATGAGTTTGGAAGAGCAAATCAGGGRCCTCTCACCAGTTGCAGCATTTGCCCTTGCAA GAGCTGGAATTGAAGAGGACATTGATATTCAAGAGTTAACAAGAGATGATCTGAATGAACTTCTGCCAGGCCTTGAGCATTTCAAACTTAGGAAGAAGATCAGTGAACTTCTAACCCAATCTAAACAG GACACAGCTAAACCTATTGATTTAATTCTTAACGAGTTTAGGGAATTCCTTCCAGCTGTTGTCATGAAGA ATGCACTTGTTCCTGGGGGAGTGTTACATGGCTACGTNGatagtgtgggacaatgtcagtttccaccgagctgctcag CCGAGCTAAACAAAGTGGAGCAGTGTCCCAAATAG